One genomic region from Candidatus Eisenbacteria bacterium encodes:
- a CDS encoding MBL fold metallo-hydrolase — MATEIYSWGGAEEVTGSKHFLETPSACLEIDCGIFQGRRQEASERNRSFPFDARSLDACVLTHGHLDHCGNLPTLLRLGFEGPIYSTPATRDIARLVLLDSAHIQASDAEYAKKLSSKKRRKQGFVAEPLYDQEDVDRTMERFRPIRYQERTAIAPGIHLTLYDAGHILGSAMALLEIKEGGKIRRVVFGGDMGRRNLPILRDPQMPPSPDVFVSESTYGDRLHEEILEARDQLGEVVRQTSERGGKLIIPAFAVGRTQELIFMLHLLSDENAIPEIPIFVDSPMAVKATSIFLDHPECFDKEVLDAFVLHNENPFGFERLTLVRDAEESKKLNSLHGPAIIISSSGMAEGGRVLHHLMNTIEDPRNTILVVGFMAANTLGRRLVERHEKVRIFGEEFHLRARVKILNAFSAHADYEELRSFFSGYRRDSLGEIFLVHGEENAQKSLARMLREEEGFRKVTTVRYGERYRL; from the coding sequence GTGGCGACCGAGATCTACTCGTGGGGTGGCGCCGAAGAGGTGACCGGGTCCAAGCACTTTCTGGAGACCCCCTCCGCATGCCTGGAAATCGACTGCGGCATCTTCCAAGGGCGAAGGCAAGAGGCGTCCGAGCGGAACAGATCCTTCCCGTTCGACGCGCGAAGCTTGGATGCATGTGTGTTGACGCATGGCCATCTCGATCATTGCGGGAACCTCCCCACCCTTCTCCGGCTCGGGTTCGAAGGCCCTATCTACTCAACGCCCGCGACGCGGGATATCGCCCGGCTGGTTCTCCTCGACTCCGCCCACATCCAGGCAAGCGATGCCGAGTACGCGAAGAAGCTGTCGAGCAAGAAGAGACGGAAGCAGGGGTTTGTCGCCGAACCCCTGTACGATCAGGAAGATGTCGATCGAACAATGGAGCGGTTTCGCCCGATTCGGTACCAAGAGCGGACCGCGATCGCGCCGGGGATCCATCTCACGCTCTACGACGCGGGGCATATTCTCGGATCCGCGATGGCCTTGCTCGAGATCAAGGAGGGGGGGAAGATTCGCCGCGTGGTCTTCGGGGGGGACATGGGGCGGAGAAACCTCCCGATCCTCCGCGATCCCCAGATGCCCCCCTCGCCCGATGTCTTTGTTTCGGAGAGCACGTACGGGGATCGCCTTCACGAAGAGATCCTTGAGGCGCGGGACCAGCTCGGTGAGGTTGTGCGACAAACCTCGGAGCGTGGCGGGAAGCTGATCATCCCCGCCTTCGCCGTGGGGCGCACGCAGGAGTTGATCTTCATGCTTCACCTTCTCAGCGACGAGAACGCAATCCCGGAGATCCCGATCTTCGTGGATAGCCCGATGGCCGTGAAGGCGACCTCCATCTTCCTCGACCATCCCGAGTGCTTCGACAAGGAGGTCCTCGACGCCTTCGTCCTCCATAACGAGAACCCGTTCGGGTTCGAGAGGCTGACGCTCGTCCGCGACGCAGAGGAATCCAAGAAGCTGAACAGCCTCCACGGCCCCGCGATCATAATCTCTTCGAGCGGGATGGCGGAAGGCGGGCGCGTTCTGCACCACCTGATGAACACGATCGAAGATCCGCGGAACACGATTCTGGTTGTCGGCTTCATGGCGGCAAACACCCTCGGGCGGCGCTTGGTCGAGCGCCATGAGAAGGTGAGGATCTTCGGGGAAGAGTTCCACCTTCGGGCGAGAGTGAAGATCCTGAACGCGTTCAGCGCCCACGCGGACTATGAGGAGCTGAGGAGCTTCTTCTCCGGCTATCGGCGCGACTCGCTCGGCGAGATCTTCCTGGTGCACGGCGAAGAGAACGCGCAGAAGAGCCTCGCCCGCATGCTCAGGGAGGAAGAGGGTTTCCGCAAGGTCACGACCGTCCGATACGGCGAGCGATACCGCCTGTGA